The Coffea eugenioides isolate CCC68of chromosome 8, Ceug_1.0, whole genome shotgun sequence genome has a segment encoding these proteins:
- the LOC113779874 gene encoding uncharacterized RNA-binding protein C17H9.04c-like — MSRPGDWNCRSCQYLNFQRRDSCQRCGDPRPGERGGDFMGRGNSSFGFSSGPDVRPGDWYCSFGTCGAHNFASRSSCFKCGALKDESSGGGFDGDHMPRQRGFGFGGGSSGGRSGWKSGDWICTRSGCNEHNFASRTECFRCSAPRESGSRSAY, encoded by the exons ATGAGCAGGCCAGGAGATTGGAACTGCAGGTCATGCCAGTACCTGAACTTCCAGAGGAGGGATTCATGCCAGAGATGTGGAGATCCACGACCTGGTGAAAGAGGTGGTGATTTTATGGGAAGAGGGAATTCGTCATTTGGGTTTTCATCAGGCCCTGATGTAAGGCCTGGAGACTGGTACTGCAGCTTTGGAACCTGTGGTGCACACAACTTTGCCAGCCGCTCCAGCTGCTTCAAGTGTGGTGCACTGAAAGATGAATCCTCCGGTGGTGGCTTCGATGGTGATCACATGCCTCGACAGAGAGGTTTTGGGTTTGGTGGTGGAAGTAGTGGAGGGCGCTCTGGATGGAAATCTGGTGACTGGATTTGCACCAG GTCAGGATGCAACGAGCATAATTTTGCTAGCAGGACAGAATGTTTCAGATGCAGTGCACCAAGAGAATCCGGCAGCAGGTCTGCGTATTAA